Proteins encoded in a region of the Thermococcus sp. genome:
- a CDS encoding roadblock/LC7 domain-containing protein: protein MKMFENVIADLLRVDGVKGVAVVSKDGLLIEGQASDRTIDVENVAAMVATIYGTALNVSKEVFHEEAVDMVTLESPKGKIITVEAGENAVLTVLTDPKVNLGLVRIYLKRNAQKIASML, encoded by the coding sequence ATGAAGATGTTTGAGAACGTTATAGCCGACCTTCTCAGAGTTGATGGTGTTAAGGGTGTTGCTGTTGTTAGCAAAGACGGCCTTCTCATCGAAGGGCAGGCGAGCGATAGAACGATTGACGTTGAAAACGTTGCAGCGATGGTCGCTACCATATACGGTACTGCATTAAACGTTTCCAAAGAGGTGTTCCATGAAGAGGCAGTTGACATGGTTACCCTCGAGTCACCAAAGGGCAAGATAATAACCGTTGAGGCGGGTGAAAACGCCGTTCTTACTGTCCTTACAGACCCAAAGGTCAACCTGGGTCTCGTGAGAATTTACCTCAAGAGGAATGCTCAAAAGATCGCTTCAATGCTCTGA